The genomic region cagccattttgacaccaacaaacacaaacatccattccgtgcactccattacatttctacacttcatctttacagaaattcacatgcattgtgattaaacaagtaactccttgcagccatcatttcagaaatccaactcatccctttgtccatgccgtgtgttcttcccatttccagatttgtataaacattttctggtgctccaattcacctttgcaggttccactcacttgttgcagcaagggcacatgcattttgattaaacaaaccacatgcttgcagaccttgtccatgccatgcgtccactacctcagaaacccatcattccatctgatttatgctcagccatctgagttaaacaaatgcaagatccaatctgattgttgGAGACACATTCTTTTTGATAAAACAAGTCTCATTGGACATAGGAAAGGTCCGCAAGTTTTCTTCTTGAACAATTCCATTACACACATTatttggctccattttctgtccatcatttCACTCTCATTCTCCCTCTCCATCCCATTGCATTCGATACTCTCTCCATCTTACAGAAACTATCCATTCTCTTCCACACACCcataacctctcccatttcaccccattctctgtccattttctgtcccaagggcagaaaccattcaaccaagccattctaccttcatccgcaccacatttggagaagcaacaccaaggaactcttcaaggacttcaacatcagttttgcttcaagggtttctccttcttaatcttatgttcgctcatgttatttatttttatgttaaatctttgtaaacatgaaatgtaactaatcctcctctagggattcgatgtaaccttgtaaagtttgccatgtaattaagttagaatgctcagtttgtctatctatttcttgtttcattctctgatttaatggtgacttagtgtgttgattttaatgtttgatcatcatttgaattaatcactaagttgtgtagccaagattaagacacacatcatgcataatcttggtagatatgtgaatgaatgaagggagtgtttagcacacatcctgccgagtttttccctttggttttatgaaagtttcttgtacattacataatcttgattatgaaccaaagttgcacatcacaattaggttcatgattagagacatttgatcaaatccacacatcatatggttgatcatatccaagtgaaacaaactcaagaaataggtagatgaatgagtataaactaacttgacaaacatggacttagttgagcaatggtgaaaccgaatccctagtttcatctccattggtattATCTCATtctattagttgttgattcatttagttgtgtttacttcttttatttatgctttcaagaaacaacaacaaatctgctcaatttgattagtttggtTCATTTCATAGAAGTTCTTGCAAAAACAAgtgattacataggtccaattagtccctgtggattcgacacccttacttgtgccattatattaaacatattctagcattaggaaggaatattACATCAACAGATCTGGATCAacccacgtcagcatttaactgagaaattaatGGTAGGCTAACGGAATATATAatattgacacaaattcgtaagatgaggtatgacattgtcaattttaaaatatgaggtatgaaagtgtcatgacaccaatagttgaggtagttttttataCTTGATCCTATTTCAATTGATGTAGaagccacatttccaccataTGAACCAAAACTAGTCATCACGGAGCTTCAACATCTCCTCAATAATTGATTCATAATCCAAAACGAAAACCAATCACATGTATGGAAGTGCTACTTCTCTGAAGCCTATAAAGGGTCTCACATTGGACACaacaaaaatttacaaattatcaTACAGCCAAATAAATAGGAAACATAAGTTGTTATGATTTTAGAATCTACCGtatcagaaaattaaaaccATGTGATTCATTTTGAAAATCACCTAAAACACAGAAGGTGGAAAATATAATCAAATATTCTATGCTAAGATGAGAAAATAGGATTTGAATCTGAGACgtagtaaattaaaaataaagtccCTAACTACAAAATGGTAAATATAGTAAGTCATCCTGGCATAAGAAATCCGTTTACTAGTATAAGGTTTATAAAATAAACCCATAACCATCCAAATAAACTAGAAGTCATTTGCATATCTCAATTTTGTTGAAACAGAAGATTTAACATGCATACACTAACAAGTGGTGGATTGTTTTGGTGGTCAGAGCTTTCTTTTTTAACCAATTGCATTCCAAGTTCAAACCCTTCCCACTTTCCTAGTGTAAATTAAAGTAGTAATAATGCGtgtatttaaaaaaacataCATACAATACGaagcaaaattaaaataaaaaaaaaaagaaaaaaaaaagagaaacatAAGTCATGAGAGATGTGAGAAAACTTTATATGCAAGATTGACCAAAATATATAAACTAACCGATCATCCACTTTGGCTTCTGAATAAGCCATTTTTGTCACTGTTACAGTGTACTAATATTTCTCTTAAGTTCAACTCTTTGAAATGATAAACTTCATATTAAATTATGGTTGCCCATTGTGCTACATAGCCTAAATCTCCAACTCCGAATATCATgtatacataaataaaaataaaataattattacaaGTTTATAAGTCTCAGTTTTTCGGTACTTTTTCGGATGTTGATGAGGACCATAAGGGACCATCAAGTATTAGCTGCAGGCGTATTGATTAAGGACATGCTTAGAGTGCAAGTTTCACCAACAAAATTGCCAATGTGTTTGGTGGCCATTATCATTatatctttctctcttttttcattGTCCCCCAACTTGTCACTTTGTTATTTCCTCACTCTCACTCCTTAGCTATCACATCAACTTCGTTAAGATCAAACCCTAATCCTTCAAGTTTGGGAGATTATGTAATTAACAGCCAATTTCACACATTGATGTTTCTGGCTAGCATGATTCACAGTTTAGTAGCATAAATAGCAAATTATTTGGTAACATAGCACATTTCGTTTCTTTATTGTTAGAGTTGTGCTAGCAACAATTACTCACATGCGCGTGAATGACTGTCAGCCACTACTGTTTTTTTAATAGCTTTTAGGTGTTATACAAGTTTAATCTACAATGCATCAAACTAGCAATCATCCACAATACATCAACGATTGAAAGAAACTTAAACATATATGTAACCGTCTTATTTACCCACGTTTTAGTGTTGTTAATTCATGCCTTCTAGTCTCTGATAATTCCCATGAGCATGATTATACATGCCATAACTTCATTGTTAATGGAGGTCATGACATGAAAACCTTCACTAATCAATTTAACTTTGGCTCTTTGTAGTATTTGAACGCCGTTTAATCCTGTTGGATATTGAggattatattaaatttaccCATCCGATCAATCTCATAATATAAGATCGAAGAGCTATGGCACTCATTTCGTGTAGGAAGAGAGGGATATACCCCTGATTATATGTAAGATTCTCCACCTTATTTCTTTAATGTCGGATTGCAATAAGTCACGCGTTGAGTTTTACAACTTTTGAATTGCAACAAAAGAATTATAGTTATATCATACACAGGAACATAATTTTTCGTCATTCAGCACGTTGAATTGTTCCTTTTCTATGTTTCAGTTGGCACCAAATCAAAGGTTAATTTAACCGTAACGGTAGGCTTTTCCTATTAAGACAGCAATATACTTTGACCCAAAAGATCCCTCAACCCAACAGAAGCCAATTAGCAAAATTTTAACATAAAGTTTTTGTCTTAATCCATATATatacacctttttaattttttgtcgtcaaatcgaatgaattgaaaaggATCAAACgatataaattaacaataaatatgtgagaagtaaaaagaatgtcccctatatatattatatttattttcaggTTGTAATACTGATCAAAGCTCGAATCCTTTCAGTACCcaattaaaaataaagcttGAATCTTTTTGTGAATGACCATTCAGATTCAAGGATTTGGAATCTCTCCAAGCCAACTGATCGGGATCCTCTTGACTAgtgttacaattattataacttttagagagccctctatttgtaaccgttggataaaaatctaatGATCCACTAACACTGGTCAGGAAGATCCCGAACAGTTgcctcggagaggatccaaatcccagaTTCAAAACAGGTCCtgctattatttatttattttgctgAATTAGGTGTTATAAATTTAAATCCTGTGCAGTTCAACGATActctaacaaaattaattaactgGGATAAAGCTCGAATCAGTCAACttttctattgttttgatgcatGTTTCAGCAGTTATACATGTGTCTTACATGTTTTATAATATCTCTGTACTTAGCTAAGCTATGTACCTGTTAAATGCTAGCAACCTaaactgttttttcttttggtacaCCTGACACGACATTCGGGAAGGGGGAGTCGAAAACTGGTCGGATTAAAAATGCAGAAATAAATGTTCTTAACTAATTGAGTTTCAATCGCGCTGCCTAAACTTCTCTTTTTGAGTCGCTGATTAAGTATTATTCTACACCATTTACTGAGAAAGATTCAAATTTCTAAACCAAAAACGTATACATGCAGAAAATATTGCAGAACCAAATATATATGCTACTATTTTCTCTCAGCATTTATACATTAACACGAATtacataaacaaaacacaaattaacagCAACAATCTCTggattataatttaattaaaacaccaaaataaaaaaaaaaaacattcaaaaaacacaaattacaaaaaacaagaaGTAAATTAATCATCATGATTCACAACATCTATACTAGCAGAGCAAGACAGCAACCTCTGAAATATTCTAAAGAGAGCAGCAGATGAAAACTCCTTCACTTTCCTGAGAGCCAAACACGTACCGTTCTTTTTCCTCCCCACTTTGCCCTTCCCCTTCTTACCCTTATTCCCGTTACTATTGTAATTTCCAGCCATTTTCTCCTTCACTCTCCCAAAGCACTTTTGTGTTTTCTCCGGCACGCTTTCTTTCCTCGAAAACTTGTAGCTCCTGAGATACATTTGCCTGCATGATATGCTGTCCACCACCCTCGGGTGCCCATGTCTCTGCGCGGGATCAGTTCGCCGCCCATTGGAGCTCACCGAGCGCACAAACTCCGCGTCCGACTCAGGCCACTTGTAGAGGTTCACGTACGTGGCCCGGATTGGCACGCGGGGGTCACGTGCGTCGTTGACGCAGTTTGATATGCAAACTGAAGTCATATGTGGAGTTCAGAGGTGTATGCAAATGGGGTTTGGGTGTTTTATATGGAGTTTTGATGTgcttggaaagaaaataaaagggtaGACTAAAACAGAGAGGCAGAGGGAGAGGAGGAAGAGGGTATATATGTAATTTTGGGTGTTAATTATGATTATGTGTGTATAAAATTATGAATGCATATAATTTGCAATGACTGCTTGTTTGTATTGTGTCACTTCCTTTTGTGTGTACTGTTGTTGGGCATGTGTTGGAGTTGGATGGTCTAAACACTTACACGTGTTAGATTACAATCGACGATGTAGGGTGGGGACGGAAATTGAGAATGCGAGAATCACTTCTATTTTTTGATGCAAACATTTATATATAGGGAGATGATCCTTACACGCTCATTTtctcttcttgcacacttttgTTCACTTTTTGTCGttgattttctttgatttagTTAATCTAGtggccatatatatataatgtagaCAAATAACATTGGTAGTGAGTTAAATTATTAGTTATTAGAATGGAGGGGGAGCTACACTGGGAACGAGATGCATATCAATAGCGGAGCTACATTGGCATAACCCACACCAAGATGCGTACCAATAGTGGAAACTGAGAATGCGAGAACCCACACCAAGATGCATATCAACAACATAGCTAAACTGGGAGCAATGGGTGTTCATGACCCCAATAACCCAGTGTTTTctctttgtatttattttgttgacCCCTATAAGCAATGCAAAGAATGCCTAATTTAATGGTTTAGTTGGAACGGTGGCAGATAGTTTTGCATATATTTGGAAGAGTAATATTAGGGAGATCAAATTTGTAGATAACGTTTTGGAAACTAAAGGATATGGAAGTTGGTGATTGATTTATTAGTTAAATgttgataaacatgcttattCTTATTAGTGACCATAAATAATATAGGATCTGTAAAAGGAGAAAAATATCTGTAAAAATcactttttaaaatataatgtgTTCAACATCTTATGGATTTTGTTCAGAAACAACATCTTATggatttgttttcattttcttttgtttttaaatttttgtctaTATGGGTCGTAATAGCTTAAACAAGCAATTTAATCTCATAATGTTAATTAAATCACTAGATTTGGAATCATTTCTTCTAAATAGGCTCCTAATGTCAACTAAACTTAGTGGTTAAGTATTCAGATATCAAAATTCCTAAATTTTGTTCCTTCATCATTTGACTTCTTTCTTATATTCTCCACTATAAAATCTAGAAGATTCCCAAAATGCACCCAAAAGCTTAGGATTGGTTCGACATTCTCgaaattttttcaaaatcagCTTTTTAGAAAAGTTggggttaaaattatttttggtaaatgaaaagaaaaaaagtgttttttttttgtttttttgttttttcaaaaccATGGATTGGCAGcagcaaaaaaacaaaagcaactCTGCTTATACTTCTGAAAACAACGTTTTTTTTCACAGTATATAAATCTCAAACTGGGTATCCACCACTTAAAAGAAAATTCCACAACTTCTATTTCTTTTGTGCCTCCAAAAAAATCTGCGTGCCCTTGATCGGCTGTAAGTTAAATTAAGAATCTTAATTTGATGTTAAGTACAACCAGAGATAAAAAATGGAAATTTACAGTCTTttgtaacaaaagaaaaattatttgtaGAGAAGGTGATCAAATGGGCTGGTAAGGCCCATGTTCAAAACTTCGGTGATTAAATAGGCTGGTTTGATTTAAGTAAGAATTTTTGGATTTGAGTATGGCCCAGATTAGAACTGATGGTTATGTTCTCTTGAGTCTTCAGTGGAAACCCATGATTGTACTtcactgaaaaagaaaaaaaaaaacccatcattGTACGGGCTGAATTAAACATAAGTCTATACCCTATAGTTCAGATTCCTGAAGAAGGGCCACGTTGCAATATGCCAATTATTCTGTAGAAAATCTTGGACTCGGCCCCCGGTCACGTGACATCTTCGACCATCCAGTATACATACGTTCTTGATACCATCCATACTTCATTACTTAGGTGAAGATATGGTGTCGGTATGTTTGTTAGCGTAACTTTAAGTAGAAAGCAAATGACAAGGTAACTATATCTTATTGAACGATTGGACAAGACATGTGACTAGTCAATCTGATTAAATATCTGATTTTTCGCTCATCTTGATACTATACTCACTCGtcttgaataaattaaagaaaagttaaaaaaatgaaaaataagaaaatggaaCAAAATGTTTATGGTGCTTTGGAGTATCCTATTTTTAAACTTTCTAATCATTaaatcttgttttttgtttttttttgttttggcaaACAATAAGAAAATTTACGCATTCATCTAAATTacaggagaaaaaaaattaaaacacaaaacttTATATGCATAAACGaatatatttaattaactaaactACAAACCACTTGTATCTCAAACTTAATATCTCGTTGGTGGGAAGAATATCTTCATCTTTGATCTTTGAGGTGGTACCTTCGATGTGTCTCTTCTCACCCTTGATCTTCGCCATTtaactaaaatattaaataattgaaatatatttattaattgtttGTCTACGTGGTAAAAGTTGGCAGCCATGTTAGTACAAATGTGAAAATTACTATtaccacgtcatcatttaataGTCAATTTAATAGATTGACTAATGgttatatgaaattgaaatgaaatataagtaaatgtatgatattgaaatgttttaaagatgttgtatgagattGCAATTGCACTCAAACTTGAGATGGAAGAATgtaatttaatcttttttttttatttttttttattttttataatctatttccaataccaaacacatatttCAACCACAAATTCAAGCAAATTTGAGTTTTCACTACTAGATCTCCAAGATTTATGATCGGAAGATAGAAAGTTTATATACAACTATAAATCAAAAGATAGAAAGCTTCATATCAAGACAAAGTGTACATCCTAAAATGAAATCAAGTCAAGACAAAGTGTACATCCTAAAATGAAATCAAAGTGTACATAATGCTAAAGATAAATGAggaaaagaagagaggagagagagggatgaAAACTGGAATGTGAAATCACGGCTATAGTT from Pyrus communis chromosome 9, drPyrComm1.1, whole genome shotgun sequence harbors:
- the LOC137744665 gene encoding uncharacterized protein — translated: MTSVCISNCVNDARDPRVPIRATYVNLYKWPESDAEFVRSVSSNGRRTDPAQRHGHPRVVDSISCRQMYLRSYKFSRKESVPEKTQKCFGRVKEKMAGNYNSNGNKGKKGKGKVGRKKNGTCLALRKVKEFSSAALFRIFQRLLSCSASIDVVNHDD